In one Streptomyces venezuelae genomic region, the following are encoded:
- a CDS encoding SDR family oxidoreductase, with translation MKDLTGKVALVTGGSKGTGKAIARELAARGADIVLNYFHSHDQAKRTRDEMVAEGFRVDLARASVARQEQVDRMLAEVDRLHGRLDILVNSAADGALLPMDEVTDEHLDRALETNYKGGLRVARAAAPLMARGGGGSIVTVSALGGSQMVMANYLACAPAKAAAEAASRYLAVELAPLGIRVNTASAAMLTSEVADKFPRAAEMQDVIARATPWGRLGRPEEFAAVVAFLASDDARWITGQVILADGGLTLGAALLSPPKTAEETADATAGKTAEGTAPETALEAALETAVATAEAPVRAAVPEPIPEPTPGPVPAPEPDPEDDAIAVVGMGLAVAGANSPEEFWKLRMTGDELFVKVPADRWQHENFHSADAETEDKAYADRCVFITGFEPAAGALDGMEGSSDEQEQTTKWLRHSLVQALDGVRYGDSDTCSFVVGYTPDGSQYLEEAGVLDSMTRLTHDIVDDLDLPADEQSALHSGFETVLTRRYAHGDAPASRYLPHRVGESAMQGIFPPSTELHMVDTACSSSLYAIDIAAKGLMMGKQDIAVCGGAFALAPRGTVLFSKLQGLSKSGQVHALDEAADGVIFADGAALVVLKRLSRARADGDRVLGVLRAFGSSSDGKGKAIYAPNSAGQSLAVQRALEDGDVDADDVEWINAHATGTPAGDLAEFTMLREHFGTARPTAVTSNKSLIGHTGWAAGVVSLIENLLALEQRTIPGQFRFSKAREDFRLSETGLRIGSEPVRWPPREDRPRLAAVSGFGFGGTNAHLIVSEDTSDTARHTAPSPSKSARPDAATAAGDSDRSDRVVIVGWSSHLPGLTGRDEVARWLDGGPRPLGTFGADYPSPPFNEVRLPPKTIRALDRCQLMILQCAHRLRDQMPEFWGDQAAKTGVFVGHMGPTRAAMLYANRCYLDDVEQAVATDARLAGSAAATKVLDRLRDQVRAMIPASNEDSFPGQMPNVISARVANYFDLHGPNMTMDSGFASALSSISSATRYLRTGELDFALAGGINGNSLPEYRTLIGDLLPAQEGELAEGAFLLALTTEERARQAGLRVLAYVDEPLGSTAAPPTTAPASELPPIRCGDPEYARYLGAAGGLAVLKALHGPAGTVEVSCTDSDDAPGVRLRLTVPGSSAPERQDSGSPEAAATGTLPDVFVSGTHTGDGTPLRVHRQVPVLEAAPPRRVRDVTPFLADGTVVVTDAPDLLARAAGPDLALTVLSTAPLDTPRPGWHHLPRLSAETVGTALKSVGGPVGHLRVLTDLGRSAPFGQEVRAEAVKPLLALHDAVFLALQHSFDDLSADGSSVVMLLLDAVHGGTAHPCSGLFTGLLKSAGRELGDSTGFGLLTSCADPVEAVRLAEEESRAHRDFPVVFDDDGVRRMYRLRAEPNVLDTGTPAVLDRDSVVVVAGGARGITAEVLKAVAEHIGPRLYVFGSNALDSYPPSVFAGSDEEFAAGRAAYISAQLAERKGRTVADINRAYDRMLNAREAKRNLDAMAEHCGEGRVTYLPCDMRDGAAVEKAVGEVLAAQGSIDLLVNAAGLQRSALIRDKDFAEFTAIRDLKVDAYLHLKHALRAAPPRLWCNFGSLLGYFGQLGESDYASANDFLASMSGHAAATSDRVEFTIGWTLWASVGMGANELTKAYYERAASYSNMAVAEGVHHFFQELHSPVRRPSVVHLGDAERATVEKFYPGYLTAPGGSDGGFFLRRLLSSDERSAVFECPFDLETDGYLEHHTVRGEPTLPGTFVTEMAAEAARHLVPDRHVIAFEDLRFEHFLRVYRGLSSAPRRLSARIVDTAGDTTVVDVRITQDVVSPAGVVLIEDRVHFTARVVLADAFPAAPRWEAWDTADDTPVPDPYHLPGSPVRLTGPFVSTTDTRIHPKGKRGRYALDLPADDPAFSRFVVPSILLDGLARVGVLDLVDGHLIPVAAPLSIRRIDLYEDADDQVLSAQQAPIELYATPPGFDLAADRVDNRFVAARSDGRMLLQMKDMRATLIGYVDARTGEAVAIERD, from the coding sequence ATGAAAGACCTCACCGGCAAGGTGGCTCTGGTCACCGGCGGGTCCAAGGGGACAGGAAAGGCCATCGCGAGGGAGCTCGCCGCGCGTGGCGCCGACATCGTCCTCAACTACTTCCACTCGCACGACCAGGCCAAGCGGACGCGCGACGAGATGGTCGCCGAGGGCTTCCGGGTCGATCTCGCCCGGGCCTCGGTGGCCCGTCAGGAGCAGGTCGACCGGATGCTGGCGGAGGTCGACCGGCTGCACGGCCGGCTCGACATCCTCGTCAACAGCGCCGCCGACGGCGCGTTGCTGCCCATGGACGAGGTCACGGACGAACACCTCGACCGGGCGCTCGAGACGAATTACAAGGGCGGGCTGCGCGTGGCGCGCGCGGCCGCGCCGCTGATGGCACGGGGCGGCGGCGGGTCGATCGTCACGGTCTCCGCCCTCGGCGGCTCGCAGATGGTGATGGCCAACTACTTGGCGTGCGCCCCTGCGAAGGCGGCCGCGGAGGCCGCGTCCCGGTATCTGGCGGTGGAACTGGCTCCCCTCGGCATCCGGGTCAACACGGCGTCCGCCGCCATGCTGACCAGCGAGGTGGCGGACAAGTTCCCCCGGGCGGCGGAGATGCAGGACGTCATCGCCAGGGCGACGCCGTGGGGCCGGCTCGGACGGCCCGAGGAGTTCGCCGCCGTCGTGGCCTTCCTCGCCTCGGACGACGCGCGCTGGATCACCGGCCAGGTCATCCTGGCCGACGGCGGGCTGACGCTCGGTGCCGCGCTCCTCTCACCGCCGAAGACGGCTGAGGAGACGGCTGATGCGACGGCCGGGAAGACGGCTGAGGGGACGGCACCGGAGACCGCTCTGGAGGCGGCTCTGGAGACGGCTGTTGCGACAGCGGAGGCACCGGTCCGGGCGGCCGTCCCAGAGCCCATTCCGGAGCCCACGCCCGGACCCGTGCCGGCCCCCGAGCCGGACCCCGAGGACGATGCGATCGCCGTCGTCGGCATGGGGCTCGCCGTCGCGGGCGCGAACAGTCCGGAGGAGTTCTGGAAGCTCCGCATGACGGGCGACGAGCTCTTCGTCAAGGTCCCCGCGGACCGCTGGCAGCACGAGAACTTCCACTCGGCCGACGCCGAAACCGAGGACAAGGCGTACGCCGACCGCTGCGTGTTCATCACCGGCTTCGAGCCCGCGGCCGGTGCTCTCGACGGCATGGAGGGCAGCTCCGACGAGCAGGAGCAGACCACGAAGTGGCTGCGGCACAGCCTCGTCCAGGCGCTCGACGGGGTGCGCTACGGGGACAGTGACACCTGCTCCTTCGTGGTCGGCTACACGCCTGACGGAAGCCAGTACCTCGAGGAGGCCGGTGTCCTCGACAGCATGACCCGGCTCACACACGACATCGTCGACGACCTGGACCTGCCGGCCGACGAACAGTCCGCGCTGCACTCGGGTTTCGAGACGGTACTCACCCGGCGCTACGCGCACGGCGACGCGCCCGCGTCGCGCTATCTGCCCCACAGAGTCGGCGAGTCGGCGATGCAGGGCATCTTCCCGCCGTCCACCGAACTCCACATGGTCGACACCGCCTGCTCCTCATCCCTGTACGCCATCGACATCGCGGCCAAGGGTCTGATGATGGGCAAGCAGGACATCGCCGTCTGCGGCGGCGCCTTCGCCCTGGCTCCGCGCGGCACCGTGCTCTTCTCCAAACTGCAGGGGCTCTCCAAGAGCGGCCAGGTGCACGCGCTGGACGAGGCCGCCGACGGTGTGATCTTCGCCGACGGCGCGGCTCTGGTCGTCCTCAAGCGGCTCAGCAGGGCCCGGGCGGACGGCGACCGGGTGCTCGGCGTCCTGCGGGCGTTCGGCTCGTCGTCCGACGGCAAGGGCAAGGCGATCTACGCGCCCAACTCGGCCGGTCAGAGCCTCGCGGTGCAGCGCGCGCTGGAGGACGGCGACGTCGACGCCGACGACGTGGAGTGGATCAACGCCCACGCGACCGGGACCCCTGCCGGTGACCTCGCGGAGTTCACCATGCTGCGCGAGCACTTCGGCACCGCTCGGCCCACCGCGGTCACCTCCAACAAGTCGCTCATCGGGCACACCGGCTGGGCCGCGGGCGTGGTCTCGCTGATCGAGAATCTGCTGGCCCTGGAGCAGCGGACCATCCCCGGCCAGTTCCGGTTCAGCAAGGCCCGCGAGGACTTCCGGCTCTCGGAGACCGGCCTGCGGATCGGCTCCGAGCCCGTGCGGTGGCCGCCGCGGGAGGACCGTCCCCGGCTCGCCGCCGTGTCCGGTTTCGGCTTCGGCGGCACCAACGCCCATCTGATCGTCTCCGAGGACACGTCCGACACCGCACGGCACACCGCTCCCTCACCCTCGAAGAGCGCACGACCCGATGCGGCCACGGCCGCCGGAGATTCGGACCGGTCCGACCGAGTGGTGATCGTCGGCTGGTCGTCCCACCTGCCCGGCCTGACCGGGCGTGACGAGGTCGCGCGCTGGCTGGACGGCGGGCCGCGGCCCCTCGGCACCTTCGGCGCCGACTATCCGTCGCCGCCGTTCAACGAGGTCCGACTGCCGCCCAAGACGATCCGCGCCCTGGACCGCTGCCAGTTGATGATCCTGCAGTGCGCGCACCGGCTCCGGGACCAGATGCCGGAGTTCTGGGGCGACCAGGCGGCCAAGACGGGTGTGTTCGTCGGTCACATGGGCCCGACCCGCGCCGCGATGCTCTACGCCAACCGCTGCTATCTGGACGACGTCGAGCAGGCGGTCGCCACCGATGCGCGCCTGGCCGGTTCCGCCGCCGCCACGAAGGTGCTCGACCGGCTGCGCGATCAGGTCCGCGCCATGATTCCGGCGTCCAACGAGGACTCGTTCCCCGGTCAGATGCCCAACGTCATCTCCGCCCGGGTCGCCAACTACTTCGATCTGCACGGCCCGAACATGACGATGGACTCCGGGTTCGCCTCCGCCCTGTCGTCGATCAGTTCGGCGACCCGCTACCTGCGGACCGGCGAGCTCGACTTCGCGCTGGCGGGCGGCATCAACGGCAACAGCCTGCCGGAGTACCGCACCCTGATCGGGGACCTGCTGCCGGCCCAGGAGGGCGAACTGGCCGAAGGAGCCTTCCTGTTGGCCCTCACCACCGAGGAGCGCGCCCGGCAGGCGGGCCTGCGGGTCCTCGCGTACGTCGACGAACCCCTCGGCAGCACGGCCGCCCCGCCGACGACCGCCCCCGCGTCCGAACTCCCCCCGATCAGGTGCGGGGATCCGGAGTACGCGCGCTACCTGGGCGCGGCGGGCGGACTCGCCGTCCTCAAGGCGCTGCACGGCCCGGCCGGCACTGTCGAGGTCTCCTGCACCGACAGCGACGACGCCCCCGGCGTCCGGCTCCGGCTGACGGTCCCCGGATCCAGCGCCCCCGAGCGGCAGGACAGCGGTTCGCCCGAAGCCGCGGCGACCGGAACGCTGCCCGACGTCTTCGTGTCCGGCACCCACACGGGCGACGGCACGCCCTTGCGCGTACACCGGCAGGTCCCGGTGCTCGAAGCGGCACCGCCCCGACGGGTGCGGGACGTGACGCCGTTCCTCGCGGACGGCACCGTGGTCGTCACCGACGCGCCCGATCTCCTCGCCCGTGCGGCGGGCCCGGACCTCGCACTGACCGTACTTTCCACCGCTCCGCTCGACACCCCGCGGCCGGGCTGGCACCACCTGCCGCGCCTCTCCGCCGAGACGGTCGGCACAGCCCTGAAGTCCGTCGGCGGACCGGTCGGCCACCTCCGCGTGCTGACCGACCTGGGCCGGAGCGCGCCCTTCGGGCAGGAGGTGCGCGCCGAGGCGGTCAAGCCGCTGCTCGCCCTGCACGACGCCGTCTTCCTGGCGCTTCAGCACTCCTTCGACGACCTCTCCGCAGACGGGTCCTCGGTCGTCATGCTGCTCCTCGACGCGGTGCACGGCGGCACTGCGCATCCTTGCTCGGGCCTCTTCACGGGGCTGCTCAAGAGCGCGGGCAGGGAGCTCGGCGACAGCACCGGTTTTGGGCTGCTCACCTCGTGCGCCGACCCCGTGGAGGCGGTCCGGCTCGCGGAGGAGGAGAGCCGCGCGCACCGGGACTTCCCGGTGGTCTTCGACGACGACGGCGTACGCCGGATGTACCGGCTGCGCGCGGAGCCGAACGTCCTGGACACCGGAACCCCCGCCGTGCTGGACCGCGACTCGGTGGTCGTCGTCGCGGGCGGCGCCCGCGGCATCACCGCCGAGGTGCTCAAAGCGGTCGCCGAGCACATCGGCCCCCGGCTGTACGTGTTCGGCAGCAACGCGCTCGACAGCTATCCGCCGTCCGTCTTCGCCGGCAGCGACGAGGAGTTCGCGGCGGGCCGCGCGGCCTACATCTCCGCTCAGCTCGCCGAGCGGAAGGGCCGGACCGTCGCGGACATCAACCGGGCCTATGACCGGATGCTCAACGCCCGCGAGGCGAAGAGGAACCTCGACGCCATGGCGGAGCACTGCGGCGAGGGGCGGGTCACCTACCTGCCGTGCGACATGCGGGACGGCGCCGCGGTGGAGAAGGCCGTCGGCGAAGTGCTGGCGGCGCAGGGAAGCATCGATCTGCTCGTCAACGCGGCGGGGCTCCAGCGTTCGGCGCTGATCAGGGACAAGGACTTCGCGGAGTTCACCGCCATCCGCGACCTGAAGGTGGACGCGTATCTGCATCTCAAGCACGCGCTGCGTGCCGCGCCGCCCCGCCTGTGGTGCAACTTCGGGTCGCTGCTCGGGTACTTCGGCCAGCTCGGTGAGTCCGACTACGCCTCGGCGAACGACTTCCTGGCCTCCATGTCCGGCCACGCGGCCGCCACTTCGGACCGCGTCGAGTTCACGATCGGCTGGACGCTGTGGGCCAGCGTGGGCATGGGCGCCAACGAGCTGACCAAGGCGTACTACGAACGGGCCGCTTCCTACAGCAACATGGCGGTCGCCGAAGGGGTGCACCACTTCTTCCAGGAACTGCACTCTCCCGTCCGGCGGCCTTCCGTCGTCCACCTGGGGGACGCCGAGCGGGCCACGGTCGAGAAGTTCTATCCCGGCTATCTGACGGCGCCCGGTGGGTCGGACGGAGGCTTCTTCCTGCGCCGCCTGCTGTCGTCCGACGAGCGGTCCGCTGTCTTCGAGTGCCCCTTCGACCTGGAGACCGACGGCTATCTGGAGCACCACACGGTGCGCGGGGAACCGACCCTGCCCGGCACGTTCGTCACCGAGATGGCAGCGGAGGCGGCGCGGCACCTGGTGCCGGACCGGCACGTCATCGCCTTCGAGGACCTGCGCTTCGAGCACTTCCTGCGCGTCTACCGCGGCCTGTCGTCGGCCCCCCGACGGCTGAGCGCCCGGATCGTCGACACGGCGGGCGACACGACCGTCGTCGACGTACGGATCACCCAGGACGTGGTGTCGCCGGCGGGCGTCGTCCTCATCGAGGACCGGGTGCACTTCACAGCCCGGGTCGTGCTCGCCGACGCCTTCCCTGCCGCGCCCCGCTGGGAGGCCTGGGACACCGCCGACGACACCCCTGTTCCGGACCCCTACCACCTGCCGGGTTCCCCGGTGCGGCTGACCGGACCGTTCGTGTCCACGACGGACACCCGCATCCATCCCAAGGGCAAACGGGGCCGCTACGCACTGGACCTCCCGGCGGACGACCCGGCGTTCTCGCGCTTCGTCGTGCCGAGCATCCTCCTGGACGGTCTGGCCCGCGTCGGTGTGCTCGATCTGGTCGACGGTCATCTGATCCCTGTCGCGGCGCCGCTGTCGATCCGACGCATCGACCTCTACGAGGACGCCGACGACCAGGTGCTCTCCGCGCAACAGGCACCGATCGAGCTGTACGCGACACCACCGGGCTTCGACCTCGCCGCCGACCGGGTCGACAACCGGTTCGTGGCCGCCCGCTCCGACGGCCGGATGCTCCTGCAGATGAAGGACATGCGGGCGACCCTGATCGGCTACGTCGACGCGCGGACCGGCGAAGCCGTCGCCATCGAGCGCGACTGA
- a CDS encoding acyltransferase domain-containing protein, whose translation MPENTSTELRTAILFPGQGGFDGEALRLAHARHPQVRQVFERLDAETTTLFSRRISDLVLGPEQVELRRLLAEDPWVSQVAIYGAGLAAYEVLTAQGVRPDVLTGHSLGEITALVAAGAFSVEDGVRIVAQRVAVIARQSGFEGRMVALSAGAAKVRRLLELLEDPQLAVATENHDEQTVVSGPGEVLDRLVAIAGELRIGAVEIDAAFPFHSPALAPAVPEFAAYVGKLDQLPLRCPVYSPILQRYYEPGDALSDLLAEHFVKPVRFASAVRHLQESGVTTFVEAGGRAALTKLVTRLTKGSDVRSLATLATDDDALLTLDATLRTLRLAGLADPGRAPVLAELLPESVSAELFEAYWSEHGDAVLQRIVDDLAAFRPQPATSAATAPVAAPATTVVTSSLADETSGSAAAGPDRAEVFAELRSLYAEALEYPEEVFEGGVQLEAELGVDSVKQVELLSRVSQRYGLPPRESGFRLSDYNTIDRLVDFVVTALAGQPTGVTV comes from the coding sequence ATGCCCGAAAACACGTCCACCGAGCTGCGCACCGCGATTCTCTTCCCCGGCCAGGGCGGCTTCGACGGTGAGGCGCTGCGCCTGGCCCACGCCCGCCACCCGCAGGTCCGCCAGGTCTTCGAGCGTCTCGACGCGGAGACCACGACGCTGTTCTCACGCCGAATATCAGACCTGGTCCTGGGGCCGGAGCAGGTGGAACTGCGCCGGCTCCTGGCGGAGGACCCATGGGTCTCACAGGTGGCCATCTACGGCGCCGGGCTCGCCGCGTACGAGGTGCTGACCGCCCAGGGCGTGCGGCCCGACGTCCTGACCGGTCACAGCCTCGGCGAGATCACCGCCCTGGTGGCCGCCGGCGCCTTCTCGGTCGAGGACGGGGTGCGCATCGTCGCGCAGCGCGTCGCGGTCATCGCCCGGCAGTCCGGCTTCGAAGGGCGCATGGTGGCCCTGTCCGCGGGCGCGGCGAAGGTGCGCCGACTGCTGGAACTGCTGGAGGACCCGCAACTGGCCGTCGCCACCGAGAACCACGACGAGCAGACCGTGGTGAGCGGGCCCGGAGAAGTCCTGGACCGCCTCGTGGCGATCGCCGGTGAACTGCGCATCGGCGCCGTCGAGATCGACGCCGCCTTCCCCTTCCACTCCCCCGCCCTCGCACCGGCCGTTCCCGAGTTCGCCGCGTACGTGGGGAAGCTGGACCAACTGCCGCTGCGGTGCCCCGTCTACTCGCCGATCCTCCAGCGCTACTACGAGCCCGGCGACGCCCTGAGCGACCTGCTGGCGGAGCACTTCGTCAAGCCGGTCCGCTTCGCGTCGGCCGTGCGCCACCTCCAGGAATCCGGTGTCACCACGTTCGTCGAGGCGGGCGGGCGGGCCGCGCTGACCAAGCTGGTCACCCGTCTGACGAAGGGGTCCGACGTGCGCTCCCTGGCCACCCTGGCCACCGACGACGACGCGCTGCTGACGCTCGACGCCACCTTGCGGACGCTGCGGCTCGCCGGTCTGGCCGACCCGGGCCGCGCCCCGGTCCTCGCCGAACTGCTGCCGGAATCCGTCTCCGCCGAGCTGTTCGAGGCCTACTGGAGCGAGCACGGCGACGCGGTGCTCCAGCGGATCGTCGACGACCTCGCGGCCTTCCGGCCGCAGCCGGCCACGTCTGCGGCCACGGCACCGGTCGCGGCCCCGGCCACCACCGTGGTCACGTCGTCCCTCGCCGACGAAACGAGCGGCTCCGCCGCCGCGGGCCCCGACCGCGCGGAGGTCTTCGCCGAACTGCGCAGCCTGTACGCGGAGGCCCTCGAGTACCCCGAGGAGGTCTTCGAGGGCGGGGTGCAACTGGAGGCCGAGCTCGGTGTCGACTCGGTCAAGCAGGTCGAGCTGCTGTCGAGGGTCTCGCAGCGCTACGGCCTGCCTCCGCGCGAGTCCGGTTTCCGGCTCTCGGACTACAACACCATCGACAGGCTGGTCGATTTCGTGGTCACCGCACTGGCCGGCCAGCCCACCGGCGTCACGGTCTGA
- a CDS encoding NAD(P)/FAD-dependent oxidoreductase yields MYDVIVVGARISGASTAMLLSKAGHRVLLLDRAVFPGGKAAATNLVHPPGILRLKKWGLLDELTATGCPPIREYGLQSGPARLMAELPSVEGVNEAYSPERSRLDQILLDAAVKAGAELRTGVSLRSLLTDEHGTVTGVRGETEDRTPVIEHARLVVGADGSNSTVARLVDAEKYDAHPVLNKSHWSYWEGLPHDGRVRTYRHAHKHAFTWPTHDGLTIVGVALPVADFKARSDEDRDRTVISAFEEVDPARAELLRQTKRADRWMTGSVPNFLRRSDGPGWALVGDAGYTRDPITAAGITDALRSAELLSEAVDAGLTGRRPLPEALASYGRQRDALVSGHYRYTRDHATIANHSREEIAFIRAMTRSPTHGRDMVGMFATMIHPSQFYSAANIHALLDHLEPGAGPGWKLRMVRWLVRGAPRHVPPAPRVADRLIAKNLGPMGTYLA; encoded by the coding sequence ATGTACGACGTCATTGTCGTGGGAGCCCGCATCAGCGGTGCCTCCACCGCGATGCTGCTGTCGAAGGCAGGTCACAGGGTCCTGCTGCTCGACCGGGCCGTGTTCCCGGGCGGGAAGGCCGCGGCGACCAACCTGGTCCACCCGCCCGGCATCCTGCGGTTGAAGAAATGGGGGCTGCTCGACGAGCTCACGGCCACCGGCTGCCCGCCGATCCGCGAGTACGGCCTGCAGAGCGGCCCCGCACGCCTGATGGCCGAGCTGCCCAGCGTGGAAGGCGTGAACGAGGCCTACTCCCCCGAGCGCAGCCGGCTCGACCAGATCCTGCTCGACGCCGCGGTCAAAGCGGGCGCCGAACTGCGGACCGGTGTCTCGCTGCGCTCGCTCCTGACCGACGAACACGGCACCGTGACCGGCGTCCGCGGCGAGACCGAGGACCGCACCCCGGTCATCGAGCACGCCCGCCTCGTGGTGGGCGCGGACGGCTCCAACTCCACCGTCGCCCGGCTGGTCGACGCCGAGAAGTACGACGCCCACCCGGTGCTCAACAAGAGCCACTGGTCCTACTGGGAGGGCCTGCCGCACGACGGACGGGTCCGCACCTACCGCCACGCGCACAAGCACGCCTTCACCTGGCCGACCCACGACGGCCTCACCATCGTGGGCGTGGCACTACCGGTCGCCGACTTCAAGGCGAGGAGCGACGAGGACCGCGACCGGACGGTGATCTCCGCGTTCGAGGAGGTGGACCCGGCACGGGCCGAACTGCTGCGGCAGACCAAGCGGGCCGACCGCTGGATGACGGGCTCGGTGCCCAACTTCCTGCGCCGCTCCGACGGACCCGGCTGGGCCCTGGTCGGAGACGCCGGATACACCAGGGACCCGATCACGGCCGCCGGCATCACCGACGCGCTCCGTTCGGCCGAGCTCCTGTCGGAGGCCGTCGACGCGGGCCTGACCGGACGCAGGCCGCTGCCCGAGGCGCTCGCCAGTTACGGCAGGCAGCGCGACGCGCTGGTCTCGGGCCACTACCGCTACACCCGTGACCACGCGACCATCGCGAACCACTCGCGCGAAGAGATCGCCTTCATCCGCGCCATGACCAGGAGTCCCACGCACGGCCGGGACATGGTCGGCATGTTCGCCACCATGATCCACCCCTCGCAGTTCTACTCGGCCGCCAACATCCACGCCCTGCTGGACCACCTGGAGCCGGGCGCGGGCCCGGGCTGGAAGCTGCGCATGGTCCGCTGGCTCGTGCGCGGAGCCCCCCGGCACGTCCCTCCGGCGCCCCGCGTCGCCGACCGGCTCATCGCCAAGAACCTCGGGCCCATGGGCACGTATCTCGCCTGA
- a CDS encoding MFS transporter: MLSRSSSRGHAGWTLVITGLAVFMAALDNLVVITALPAIQSSLDTSLQDLEWTVNAYTLVFAVFLLAGAAAGDRFGRRRMFVVGLVLFTAASAACALSDTSQQLVVARAVQGFGAALVMPLTLTLLTVAVPPRRRGLALGIWGALSGLAVALGPLIGGAVVEKISWQWIFWVNVPIGVVVLVLSLWKLAESNRPESALDPVGTLLVCLGMFGVVLALVRTTDDGWTDGTVLGSLLGGLVLLGVFVGWELRTRHPMLPMRLFRNRSFSAINTAGLMMFAAMFGLVFLLTQFMQNIQGFSPLETGVRMLPWTAMPVVIAPLSGLLTSRVGNRLVVAAGLLFQTAGLGWLAAVVSVDTQYADMVPGLVLGGIGLGLFFAPAAEMAMGVVAPADQGIASGANNTFRQLGGVLGVAVLTSVFTARGGYGSPQQFVDGLEPAVWLGTAISAFGCLAILAAPRRSRQSPTTEAAPASATKQAARGGDPLETSHH, translated from the coding sequence ATGTTGAGTCGGTCCAGCTCACGCGGCCATGCCGGATGGACCCTGGTCATCACCGGTCTCGCCGTCTTCATGGCAGCGCTGGACAACCTCGTCGTCATCACCGCCCTGCCCGCGATCCAGTCGTCCCTCGACACCAGCCTCCAGGACCTGGAGTGGACGGTGAACGCCTACACGCTGGTGTTCGCCGTGTTCCTGCTGGCCGGGGCCGCGGCCGGTGACCGGTTCGGCCGTCGGCGCATGTTCGTGGTGGGACTCGTCCTGTTCACCGCCGCCTCGGCGGCGTGCGCGCTGTCCGACACCTCGCAGCAGCTGGTCGTCGCCCGCGCGGTACAGGGGTTCGGTGCGGCGCTGGTCATGCCGCTGACGCTGACCCTGCTCACCGTCGCGGTGCCGCCGCGCCGCCGGGGCCTCGCCCTCGGGATCTGGGGCGCGCTGAGCGGACTCGCGGTGGCGCTCGGCCCGCTGATCGGCGGAGCGGTCGTGGAGAAGATCTCGTGGCAGTGGATCTTCTGGGTCAATGTGCCGATCGGCGTCGTGGTGCTGGTGCTGAGCCTGTGGAAGCTCGCCGAGAGCAACCGTCCCGAGAGCGCCCTCGACCCCGTCGGCACGCTGCTCGTGTGCCTGGGCATGTTCGGCGTCGTCCTCGCTCTCGTACGGACCACGGACGACGGGTGGACCGACGGCACGGTGCTGGGTTCGCTGCTCGGCGGTCTTGTGCTCCTCGGCGTGTTCGTCGGCTGGGAGCTGCGTACGCGTCATCCGATGCTGCCGATGCGCCTGTTCCGCAACCGCTCGTTCAGCGCGATCAACACCGCGGGTCTGATGATGTTCGCCGCCATGTTCGGGCTCGTGTTCCTGCTGACCCAGTTCATGCAGAACATCCAGGGGTTCTCGCCGCTGGAGACGGGCGTCCGGATGCTGCCGTGGACGGCGATGCCCGTGGTGATCGCCCCGCTGTCCGGACTTCTGACGTCACGGGTCGGCAACCGGCTCGTGGTGGCGGCGGGACTGCTGTTCCAGACCGCCGGCCTCGGCTGGCTCGCCGCGGTGGTGAGCGTGGACACGCAGTACGCGGACATGGTGCCCGGCCTGGTGCTCGGCGGCATCGGGCTCGGCCTGTTCTTCGCGCCGGCCGCCGAGATGGCGATGGGCGTCGTCGCCCCGGCCGACCAGGGCATCGCCTCCGGAGCGAACAACACGTTCCGCCAGCTCGGCGGTGTGCTCGGCGTCGCGGTGCTCACCTCGGTGTTCACGGCACGCGGCGGCTACGGCTCCCCCCAGCAGTTCGTGGACGGTCTGGAACCCGCCGTATGGCTCGGCACCGCCATCTCGGCCTTCGGATGCCTCGCCATCCTCGCCGCGCCCCGGCGATCCCGGCAGTCCCCCACCACGGAGGCGGCGCCCGCGAGCGCCACGAAGCAGGCCGCGCGCGGCGGCGACCCGCTGGAGACCTCGCACCACTGA